From Scophthalmus maximus strain ysfricsl-2021 chromosome 14, ASM2237912v1, whole genome shotgun sequence, one genomic window encodes:
- the mlphb gene encoding melanophilin isoform X7, which yields MPSTTTGEKLDLSKLTDEEAKHVWEVVQRDFDLRKKEEDRLGELKTQIEKEDTKRELLGHQTSLTESYCIRCLQPFKFLVNSKRQCLDCHLYICKSCSRYNKKENGSVCDPCHMARVLKIGTLEWYHANVRTRFKRFGSAKVMRSLFKRQNGERSCSHSDIGADGYEGHSMDATNSQHYKRTNKAKRRLTVDPIDFELGWDYSNESRGKSNQAPDSQDILVVDVGVRESMLAEADVASVFQQISEEHRSGLDPDDVAYYESRTIPSGSVSQLSHSSCGSGSAGRPQGSSTYLPGPEHSEEEDDDQCQPYLLYHSHLSHTSQESLNSANPPPQITDLSRHISTVETILSRLEQQVTATNDQAPSTPNSTSPVPQWGGVDLEEQQLRQKLHEMTNDISDHSLTSDEDESSTPHSSQGVPAWRSPEGDARPSRLPIRPTSRTSTVDSILEEEQPQETDSQKTNHMTESVERKGHPPEEASQANFRGSTALLVELEGQVAQAAANVQNAESEVSYIENRIAALNVAGMPVDRRKSAIPIPARRLSQNFPTKASHDTGLLRRRLSLM from the exons ATGCCTAGCACCACAACAGGGGAGAAGCTGGATCTTTCCAAGCTCACAGATGAGGAGGCCAAGCATGTGTGGGAAGTTGTCCAGCGAGACTTTGACCTgcggaagaaagaggaagacagacTTGG GGAGTTGAAGACACAGATTGAGAAGGAGGACACCAAGCGAGAGCTGTTGGGGCACCAGACCAGCCTGACTGAGTCCTACTGTATACGATGTCTTCAGCCCTTCAAGTTCCTGGTCAATAGCAAACGTCAGTGTCTGGACTGCCACCTGTACATCTGCAAGTCCTGCAGCCGCTACAACAAGAAGGAGAATGGCTCGGTGTGTGATCCCTGTCACATGGCCAG GGTCCTCAAGATCGGCACGTTGGAGTGGTACCACGCAAACGTCCGCACCCGCTTCAAACGATTTGGCAGTGCCAAGGTGATGCGATCGCTCTTCAAGAGGCAGAACGGAGAACGCAGTTGCTCTCATAGTGACATTGGAG CAGATGGATATGAGGGGCACAGTATGGATGCAACAAATTCGCAACACTACAAAAGG acaaataaagccAAAAGGCGGCTAACTGTCGATCCCATTGACTTCGAACTGGGCTGGGACTATTCCAATGAGTCAAGAGGGAAGTCAAATCAG gcCCCAGACTCCCAGGACATCCTGGTCGTGGATGTGGGTGTGAGGGAGTCGATGCTTGCTGAAGCTGATGTGGCCTCTGTTTTCCAACAGATTTCGGAGGAGCATCGCTCAGGTCTGGACCCGG atgACGTGGCGTACTACGAAAGCCGAACCATCCCATCTGGCTCCGTCTCCCAGCTCAGCCACTCCTCTTGTGGCAGTGGAAGTGCGGGGCGTCCCCAGGGCAGCAGCACATATCTGCCCGGGCCCGAGcactcggaggaggaggacgacgaccaGTGCCAGCCCTACCTGCTCTACCACTCTCACCTCAGTCACACTTCTCAAGAGAGCCTGAACTCGGCCAACCCCCCACCACAG ATCACTGACCTGAGCAGACACATCTCAACCGTTGAGACCATCTTGAGTCGCTTAGAACAGCAGGTCACCGCAACAAATGATCAG GCTCCTTCGACTCCAAATAGCACCTCACCCGTCCCTCAGTGGGGCGGCGTGGAcctggaagagcagcagctcaggcAGAAGCTGCACGAAATGACGAACGACATCAGTGACCACAGCCTGACCTCCGACGAGGACGAGTCCAGCACGCCCCATTCCTCGCAAGGGGTCCCGGCGTGGAGGAGCCCAGAGGGCGACGCCAGACCTTCCAGGCTACCGATCAGACCCACGTCCAGAACGAGCACCGTGGATTCCAtactggaggaggagcagcctcAGGAGACCGACTCTCAGAAG ACAAACCACATGACGGAGAGTGTGGAGAGGAAGGGGCACCCCCCGGAGGAGGCATCGCAGGCAAACTTCCGAGGCTCAACAGCTCTGCTCGTCGAGCTGGAGGGCCAGGTCGCTCAGGCAGCCGCCAACGTCCAGAACGCCGAGAGCGAG GTCTCTTACATAGAGAACAGGATCGCTGCCCTGAATGTCGCTGGCATGCCCGTGGACAGAAGAAAG TCTGCAATCCCGATCCCAGCACGAAGACTTTCGCAGAACTTTCCCACAA AAGCCAGTCATGACACAGGGCtcctgaggaggaggctgagcctcatgtga
- the mlphb gene encoding melanophilin isoform X5, giving the protein MPSTTTGEKLDLSKLTDEEAKHVWEVVQRDFDLRKKEEDRLGELKTQIEKEDTKRELLGHQTSLTESYCIRCLQPFKFLVNSKRQCLDCHLYICKSCSRYNKKENGSVCDPCHMARVLKIGTLEWYHANVRTRFKRFGSAKVMRSLFKRQNGERSCSHSDIGADGYEGHSMDATNSQHYKRAPDSQDILVVDVGVRESMLAEADVASVFQQISEEHRSGLDPDDVAYYESRTIPSGSVSQLSHSSCGSGSAGRPQGSSTYLPGPEHSEEEDDDQCQPYLLYHSHLSHTSQESLNSANPPPQITDLSRHISTVETILSRLEQQVTATNDQAPSTPNSTSPVPQWGGVDLEEQQLRQKLHEMTNDISDHSLTSDEDESSTPHSSQGVPAWRSPEGDARPSRLPIRPTSRTSTVDSILEEEQPQETDSQKTNHMTESVERKGHPPEEASQANFRGSTALLVELEGQVAQAAANVQNAESEVSYIENRIAALNVAGMPVDRRKSAIPIPARRLSQNFPTSEQTCSQLSGQVSRFVRNSLDRGSLTQRNPVAKPKTRATCAKPVMTQGS; this is encoded by the exons ATGCCTAGCACCACAACAGGGGAGAAGCTGGATCTTTCCAAGCTCACAGATGAGGAGGCCAAGCATGTGTGGGAAGTTGTCCAGCGAGACTTTGACCTgcggaagaaagaggaagacagacTTGG GGAGTTGAAGACACAGATTGAGAAGGAGGACACCAAGCGAGAGCTGTTGGGGCACCAGACCAGCCTGACTGAGTCCTACTGTATACGATGTCTTCAGCCCTTCAAGTTCCTGGTCAATAGCAAACGTCAGTGTCTGGACTGCCACCTGTACATCTGCAAGTCCTGCAGCCGCTACAACAAGAAGGAGAATGGCTCGGTGTGTGATCCCTGTCACATGGCCAG GGTCCTCAAGATCGGCACGTTGGAGTGGTACCACGCAAACGTCCGCACCCGCTTCAAACGATTTGGCAGTGCCAAGGTGATGCGATCGCTCTTCAAGAGGCAGAACGGAGAACGCAGTTGCTCTCATAGTGACATTGGAG CAGATGGATATGAGGGGCACAGTATGGATGCAACAAATTCGCAACACTACAAAAGG gcCCCAGACTCCCAGGACATCCTGGTCGTGGATGTGGGTGTGAGGGAGTCGATGCTTGCTGAAGCTGATGTGGCCTCTGTTTTCCAACAGATTTCGGAGGAGCATCGCTCAGGTCTGGACCCGG atgACGTGGCGTACTACGAAAGCCGAACCATCCCATCTGGCTCCGTCTCCCAGCTCAGCCACTCCTCTTGTGGCAGTGGAAGTGCGGGGCGTCCCCAGGGCAGCAGCACATATCTGCCCGGGCCCGAGcactcggaggaggaggacgacgaccaGTGCCAGCCCTACCTGCTCTACCACTCTCACCTCAGTCACACTTCTCAAGAGAGCCTGAACTCGGCCAACCCCCCACCACAG ATCACTGACCTGAGCAGACACATCTCAACCGTTGAGACCATCTTGAGTCGCTTAGAACAGCAGGTCACCGCAACAAATGATCAG GCTCCTTCGACTCCAAATAGCACCTCACCCGTCCCTCAGTGGGGCGGCGTGGAcctggaagagcagcagctcaggcAGAAGCTGCACGAAATGACGAACGACATCAGTGACCACAGCCTGACCTCCGACGAGGACGAGTCCAGCACGCCCCATTCCTCGCAAGGGGTCCCGGCGTGGAGGAGCCCAGAGGGCGACGCCAGACCTTCCAGGCTACCGATCAGACCCACGTCCAGAACGAGCACCGTGGATTCCAtactggaggaggagcagcctcAGGAGACCGACTCTCAGAAG ACAAACCACATGACGGAGAGTGTGGAGAGGAAGGGGCACCCCCCGGAGGAGGCATCGCAGGCAAACTTCCGAGGCTCAACAGCTCTGCTCGTCGAGCTGGAGGGCCAGGTCGCTCAGGCAGCCGCCAACGTCCAGAACGCCGAGAGCGAG GTCTCTTACATAGAGAACAGGATCGCTGCCCTGAATGTCGCTGGCATGCCCGTGGACAGAAGAAAG TCTGCAATCCCGATCCCAGCACGAAGACTTTCGCAGAACTTTCCCACAA GCGAACAGACGTGCTCCCAGTTGTCAG GCCAGGTGAGCAGGTTTGTGAGGAACTCCCTGGACAGGGGCTCGCTGACCCAGAGGAACCCAGTGGCCAAGCCCAAGACCAGGGCGACCTGTGCG AAGCCAGTCATGACACAGGGCtcctga